From a region of the Archocentrus centrarchus isolate MPI-CPG fArcCen1 chromosome 18, fArcCen1, whole genome shotgun sequence genome:
- the otud4 gene encoding OTU domain-containing protein 4 isoform X1 → MDGGGSMQSNDERGVEKLMDDYLKSIGLHRKKIAKDGSCLFRAVAEQVLHCQSLHTQVRAKCVEFLEQNRDNYEAFIEGDFEDYLCKLQDPQHWVGEVEINALAAMYKRDFLIFQEPGKAAVNITGNNFKDTVLLCFLNGNHYDSVYPIGHIKNTALCQSILYELLYEGVFKVDRSCLGSCQRVSRPSDLLSDDCMPVCASSDESDLETDEALWVDNGTSSTPAKHSNQSYRGRGRARLLPERVRRSLNPTLLRNVEYDVWHKTKRAQQKMDYCIAAGMQFTVGDRCQVRLEGSNRPCNAIIKEVPPDNQSVIVYIEHQGRKQVVPLWSLRPPSDDSGWSKVVSRDKRLSNGHGEEWELRGKGRGRGKPIASSSGSQAAAPGSGGRVLKQHSWPPQGTAEEQGGAKTSRKSVDTPEVAFGLTEEQRLAKEEEERNVALVEIQLRDEHSFPALGSQPGMQGEGGKRKGEKKRSQRNKTKSPVEDIRTPSPSAGDKPKSSTPPPKATTTPTTPAAPDTTTHTNPALPAAKLPADSTPTWLSSIKASTPSSASPTANLPLSCAAPTAKTNTPSYNSAAVAPSSPPAAAASSTKPSLTSEVPPPSIPSSAFSYVTPVLPAASPPSASSSSSKLPSASPLPPKPTTSPPPSSSGPSPTFITPIACPPTAASGIPAARSSPPVSSFLHSPTPPSSPSLIRPAAEVQKAPPAPAPTTNSLPKTGGPHVACQISQSQTPLCEVHPQVSLPQTQTSLLSTEKQVEISLPQIQTQGQASLPQIPGMVPQMLNEPQEQPQSSTEAPPLPQTNLQPHIQSFQPPAVAAYPQSSQASLPHPHVQPPHPSQVPHPSLSLSASTLVPETETEATSPTPQQPHPAPESSAPPASEKTSPPHPSHAAPPQPPSIAGAVPLQQISQLYLDPLYPGFPMGEKGDMALIPNYSSNKSGDDLPKDVNVLRFFFNLGLKAFSNNLCPPYLYLIPLRQAHAMQPKPPSRSPSPHYVPSNPPTNPPLQYPYTSAPVSSQYDRQAPLDETPRPNEPSFSQPRYSFNQPTAPRMPWQQMPPSQNPNYSVGYLSPPPPYPGPPPSSQVYHPGQGAGVPMYPTAMAPYATSSLPYQSASTPQELQVSQGVMQQQLQPTNGDTMPGHGNIRVPGPLENPAAANVTNTNNNRPVVVQPNYGFKKEMGESLTRAVLLVDPPLNDTPIVALVPDLHIKDSPVVTMKASSSSSSSPGSPSTFRPRKSVHSTMYEQSQRGGHLKPITMVDNQSVGCSTEDDWEEMEGFKAPAQNLRGQRRNYRGRGGRSWRGRGGYDPSREVYRGRHERDVPMGFNYVPANSAQMGWSRERRY, encoded by the exons AAGATAGCCAAAGACGGGTCCTGCTTGTTTCGGGCTGTCGCTGAGCAG GTGCTGCATTGCCAAAGTCTTCATACTCAAGTCAGGGCGAAGTGTGTGGAGTTCCTGGAGCAGAACAGAGACAACTATGAGGCG TTTATTGAAGGTGACTTTGAAGATTACCTGTGCAAGCTTCAGGATCCACAG cACTGGGTTGGAGAGGTGGAGATCAACGCCCTGGCTGCCATGTACAA GAGGGATTTTCTGATCTTCCAGGAGCCCGGCAAAGCGGCCGTCAACATCACAGGCAACAACTTCAAGGACACG GTGCTGTTGTGCTTCCTGAACGGGAATCACTACGACAGTGTTTATCCCATCGGCCACATTAAGAACACCGCGCTCTGCCAGT CCATCCTGTATGAGCTGCTCTACGAAGGCGTGTTTAAGGTTGACCGCAGCTGTTTGGGTTCCTGCCAGCGGGTCAGCCGACCTTCTGACCTCCTGAGCGACGACTGCATGCCCGTCTGTGCCAGCAGCGATGAGTCTGACCTGGAGACCGACGAGGCGCTGTG GGTGGACAATGGAACCAGCTCGACTCCTGCGAAGCACAGTAACCAAAGCTAcagg GGCCGTGGGCGTGCTCGTCTGCTACCTGAGAGGGTGAGACGATCTCTGAACCCAACGCTGCTCAGAAATGTGGAGTATGATGTCTGGCACAAGACCAAGAGAG cccAACAGAAGATGGATTACTGCATCGCTGCTGGGATGCAGTTCACTGTAGGAGACCGCTgccag GTTCGTCTCGAGGGCAGCAATCGGCCCTGCAACGCCATCATCAAGGAGGTGCCGCCTGATAACCAGTCAGTGATTGTTTACATAGAACATCAGGGCAGGAA ACAGGTGGTCCCTTTGTGGAGTCTCCGCCCTCCCAGCGATGACAGCGGCTGGAGCAAGGTGGTCAGCCGCGACAAGAGGCTCAGCAATGGGCACGGAGAag aGTGGGAACTGAGGGGAAAAGGCCGAGGGAGGGGGAAGCCCATCGCATCGTCCTCTGGTTCTCAGGCAGCGGCGCCAGGCTCAGGGGGCCGCGTACTGAAGCAACACTCCTGGCCCCCGCAGGGCACCGCAGAGGAACAGGGCGGGGCCAAAACCAGCAG GAAGTCTGTGGACACGCCAGAGGTGGCGTTCGGCCTGACAGAAGAGCAGCGACTGgccaaagaggaggaggagaggaacgTGGCGTTGGTGGAGATCCAGCTCCGAGACGAGCACAGCTTCCCTGCACTTGGC TCTCAGCCGGGAATGcagggggagggagggaagaggaaaggagagaagaaaCGATCTCAGAGGAACAAGACG AAGAGTCCAGTTGAAGACATCAGAACGCCGTCGCCTTCTGCCGGGGACAAACCCAAATCCTCCACCCCGCCTCCTAAAGCCACCACTACACCCACAACGCCCGCTGCACCTGATACGACTACACACACCAACCCCGCCCTTCCTGCCGCTAAACTTCCTGCTGACTCCACCCCCACGTGGCTGAGCTCCATTAAAGCTTCGACACCAAGCAGCGCAAGCCCCACCGCCAATCTGCCGCTCTCCTGTGCAGCCCCAACtgctaaaacaaacacaccttcCTACAATTCAGCTGCTGTTGCGCCAAgttctcctcctgctgctgctgcctcgaGCACTAAACCTTCTCTAACGAGCGAAGTGCCACCTCCCTCCATCCCATCCTCCGCCTTCTCCTATGTCACCCCTGTTCTCCCTGCTGCTTCACCCCCCtctgcttcctcctcttcatctaaACTTCCCTctgcttctcctcttcctcccaaaCCAACCACCTCTCCCCCGCCTTCGTCCTCAGGTCCTTCTCCCACTTTCATCACTCCCATCGCTTGCCCACCCACAGCTGCATCAGGCATCCCTGCTGCCCGATCCTCCCCACCTGTCTCTTCTTTCCTCCACTCCCCCACTCCACCTTCCTCCCCTTCGCTAATTCGTCCTGCAGCTGAAGTCCAGAAGGCTCcacctgctccagctccaaCCACAA ATTCTTTACCAAAAACTGGAGGCCCTCATGTGGCATGTCAGATCTCCCAGAGCCAAACGCCTCTGTGCGAGGTCCATCCTCAGGTCTCTTTGCCCCAAACCCAGACCTCTTTGCTCTCAACTGAGAAACAAGTGGAGATCTCTCTACCCCAAATCCAGACTCAAGGTCAAGCTTCCCTACCACAAATCCCAGGCATGGTGCCCCAGATGCTGAATGAACCACAGGAGCAGCCACAGTCCAGCACGGAGGCGCCTCCTCTGCCTCAAACCAACCTCCAGCCCCACATTCAGTCCTTTCAACCCCCTGCAGTAGCTGCCTACCCACAGAGCTCCCAGGCCTCCCTTCCTCATCCCCATGTGCAGCCTCCTCACCCCTCCCAAGTCCCACatccctccctttctctctcagcCTCCACACTTGTTCCCGAGACTGAAACAGAGGCCACGTCACCTACACCTCAGCAACCCCACCCTGCACCTGAGTCTTCAGCTCCCCCTGCCTCAGAAAAGACATCCCCACCTCACCCTTCTCACGCTGCTCCTCCTCAACCTCCGTCTATTGCTGGAGCCGTCCCACTGCAGCAGATATCCCAGCTCTACCTGGACCCCCTTTACCCCGGATTCCCCATGGGAGAAAAAGGCGACATGGCTCTGATTCCAAACTATTCTTCCAACAAATCAGGGGATGACCTGCCCAAAG atGTTAACGTCTTGAGGTTTTTCTTCAACTTGGGTCTCAAG GCCTTCTCCAATAACCTATGCCCACCTTACTTATATCTCATCCCCCTGCGTCAGGCCCATGCCATGCAGCCCAAGCCGCCTTCCCGCTCCCCATCCCCCCACTACGTTCCCTCCAACCCCCCCACTAACCCACCTCTGCAGTACCCTTACACTTCAGCACCGGTGTCCTCTCAGTATGATCGCCAAGCCCCGCTCGATGAGACCCCCCGTCCTAATGAACCCTCGTTCAGCCAGCCCCGGTACTCCTTCAACCAGCCCACGGCCCCCAGGATGCCATGGCAACAGATGCCCCCATCACAAAACCCCAACTACTCAGTTGGTTATCTTTCTCCACCTCCACCATACCCGGGTCCCCCGCCTTCATCTCAGGTTTACCACCCGGGTCAAGGTGCAGGAGTTCCAATGTACCCCACAGCCATGGCTCCATACGCCACATCCTCTCTGCCATACCAGTCTGCATCCACCCCCCAGGAGCTCCAGGTGAGCCAGGGGgtgatgcagcagcagcttcagcccACCAACGGAGACACAATGCCTGGCCACGGAAACATCCGTGTCCCCGGTCCTCTGGAGAACCCTGCTGCTGCTAATGTTACCAATACTAACAACAACCGACCAGTGGTGGTTCAACCTAATTATG GCTTCAAGAAGGAGATGGGAGAGAGTTTGACACGAGCAGTGCTGCTGGTGGACCCGCCACTTAACGACACACCTATA GTCGCGCTAGTTCCTGACCTGCACATCAAGGACAGCCCTGTGGTAACCAtgaaagccagcagcagcagcagcagcagccctggCTCTCCGTCAACTTTTCGGCCCCGAAAATCGGTTCACTCCACCATGTATGAGCAATCCCAGAGGGGCGGACACCTGAAGCCTATCACCATGGTAGACAATCAGTCTGTGGGCTGCAGCACGGAGGACGACTGGGAGGAGATGGAGGGGTTTAAAGCACCGGCGCAGAACCtgagaggacagaggaggaactacagagggagaggagggagaagCTGGAGAGGACGAGGAGGCTACGATCCATCCAGGGAGGTATACAGGGGTAGACATGAACGAGATGTGCCGATGGGGTTTAACTATGTCCCGGCTAACTCCGCCCAAATGGGATGGTCTCGTGAGAGAAGATATTAG
- the otud4 gene encoding OTU domain-containing protein 4 isoform X2, with amino-acid sequence MDGGGSMQSNDERGVEKLMDDYLKSIGLHRKKIAKDGSCLFRAVAEQVLHCQSLHTQVRAKCVEFLEQNRDNYEAFIEGDFEDYLCKLQDPQHWVGEVEINALAAMYKRDFLIFQEPGKAAVNITGNNFKDTVLLCFLNGNHYDSVYPIGHIKNTALCQSILYELLYEGVFKVDRSCLGSCQRVSRPSDLLSDDCMPVCASSDESDLETDEALVDNGTSSTPAKHSNQSYRGRGRARLLPERVRRSLNPTLLRNVEYDVWHKTKRAQQKMDYCIAAGMQFTVGDRCQVRLEGSNRPCNAIIKEVPPDNQSVIVYIEHQGRKQVVPLWSLRPPSDDSGWSKVVSRDKRLSNGHGEEWELRGKGRGRGKPIASSSGSQAAAPGSGGRVLKQHSWPPQGTAEEQGGAKTSRKSVDTPEVAFGLTEEQRLAKEEEERNVALVEIQLRDEHSFPALGSQPGMQGEGGKRKGEKKRSQRNKTKSPVEDIRTPSPSAGDKPKSSTPPPKATTTPTTPAAPDTTTHTNPALPAAKLPADSTPTWLSSIKASTPSSASPTANLPLSCAAPTAKTNTPSYNSAAVAPSSPPAAAASSTKPSLTSEVPPPSIPSSAFSYVTPVLPAASPPSASSSSSKLPSASPLPPKPTTSPPPSSSGPSPTFITPIACPPTAASGIPAARSSPPVSSFLHSPTPPSSPSLIRPAAEVQKAPPAPAPTTNSLPKTGGPHVACQISQSQTPLCEVHPQVSLPQTQTSLLSTEKQVEISLPQIQTQGQASLPQIPGMVPQMLNEPQEQPQSSTEAPPLPQTNLQPHIQSFQPPAVAAYPQSSQASLPHPHVQPPHPSQVPHPSLSLSASTLVPETETEATSPTPQQPHPAPESSAPPASEKTSPPHPSHAAPPQPPSIAGAVPLQQISQLYLDPLYPGFPMGEKGDMALIPNYSSNKSGDDLPKDVNVLRFFFNLGLKAFSNNLCPPYLYLIPLRQAHAMQPKPPSRSPSPHYVPSNPPTNPPLQYPYTSAPVSSQYDRQAPLDETPRPNEPSFSQPRYSFNQPTAPRMPWQQMPPSQNPNYSVGYLSPPPPYPGPPPSSQVYHPGQGAGVPMYPTAMAPYATSSLPYQSASTPQELQVSQGVMQQQLQPTNGDTMPGHGNIRVPGPLENPAAANVTNTNNNRPVVVQPNYGFKKEMGESLTRAVLLVDPPLNDTPIVALVPDLHIKDSPVVTMKASSSSSSSPGSPSTFRPRKSVHSTMYEQSQRGGHLKPITMVDNQSVGCSTEDDWEEMEGFKAPAQNLRGQRRNYRGRGGRSWRGRGGYDPSREVYRGRHERDVPMGFNYVPANSAQMGWSRERRY; translated from the exons AAGATAGCCAAAGACGGGTCCTGCTTGTTTCGGGCTGTCGCTGAGCAG GTGCTGCATTGCCAAAGTCTTCATACTCAAGTCAGGGCGAAGTGTGTGGAGTTCCTGGAGCAGAACAGAGACAACTATGAGGCG TTTATTGAAGGTGACTTTGAAGATTACCTGTGCAAGCTTCAGGATCCACAG cACTGGGTTGGAGAGGTGGAGATCAACGCCCTGGCTGCCATGTACAA GAGGGATTTTCTGATCTTCCAGGAGCCCGGCAAAGCGGCCGTCAACATCACAGGCAACAACTTCAAGGACACG GTGCTGTTGTGCTTCCTGAACGGGAATCACTACGACAGTGTTTATCCCATCGGCCACATTAAGAACACCGCGCTCTGCCAGT CCATCCTGTATGAGCTGCTCTACGAAGGCGTGTTTAAGGTTGACCGCAGCTGTTTGGGTTCCTGCCAGCGGGTCAGCCGACCTTCTGACCTCCTGAGCGACGACTGCATGCCCGTCTGTGCCAGCAGCGATGAGTCTGACCTGGAGACCGACGAGGCGCT GGTGGACAATGGAACCAGCTCGACTCCTGCGAAGCACAGTAACCAAAGCTAcagg GGCCGTGGGCGTGCTCGTCTGCTACCTGAGAGGGTGAGACGATCTCTGAACCCAACGCTGCTCAGAAATGTGGAGTATGATGTCTGGCACAAGACCAAGAGAG cccAACAGAAGATGGATTACTGCATCGCTGCTGGGATGCAGTTCACTGTAGGAGACCGCTgccag GTTCGTCTCGAGGGCAGCAATCGGCCCTGCAACGCCATCATCAAGGAGGTGCCGCCTGATAACCAGTCAGTGATTGTTTACATAGAACATCAGGGCAGGAA ACAGGTGGTCCCTTTGTGGAGTCTCCGCCCTCCCAGCGATGACAGCGGCTGGAGCAAGGTGGTCAGCCGCGACAAGAGGCTCAGCAATGGGCACGGAGAag aGTGGGAACTGAGGGGAAAAGGCCGAGGGAGGGGGAAGCCCATCGCATCGTCCTCTGGTTCTCAGGCAGCGGCGCCAGGCTCAGGGGGCCGCGTACTGAAGCAACACTCCTGGCCCCCGCAGGGCACCGCAGAGGAACAGGGCGGGGCCAAAACCAGCAG GAAGTCTGTGGACACGCCAGAGGTGGCGTTCGGCCTGACAGAAGAGCAGCGACTGgccaaagaggaggaggagaggaacgTGGCGTTGGTGGAGATCCAGCTCCGAGACGAGCACAGCTTCCCTGCACTTGGC TCTCAGCCGGGAATGcagggggagggagggaagaggaaaggagagaagaaaCGATCTCAGAGGAACAAGACG AAGAGTCCAGTTGAAGACATCAGAACGCCGTCGCCTTCTGCCGGGGACAAACCCAAATCCTCCACCCCGCCTCCTAAAGCCACCACTACACCCACAACGCCCGCTGCACCTGATACGACTACACACACCAACCCCGCCCTTCCTGCCGCTAAACTTCCTGCTGACTCCACCCCCACGTGGCTGAGCTCCATTAAAGCTTCGACACCAAGCAGCGCAAGCCCCACCGCCAATCTGCCGCTCTCCTGTGCAGCCCCAACtgctaaaacaaacacaccttcCTACAATTCAGCTGCTGTTGCGCCAAgttctcctcctgctgctgctgcctcgaGCACTAAACCTTCTCTAACGAGCGAAGTGCCACCTCCCTCCATCCCATCCTCCGCCTTCTCCTATGTCACCCCTGTTCTCCCTGCTGCTTCACCCCCCtctgcttcctcctcttcatctaaACTTCCCTctgcttctcctcttcctcccaaaCCAACCACCTCTCCCCCGCCTTCGTCCTCAGGTCCTTCTCCCACTTTCATCACTCCCATCGCTTGCCCACCCACAGCTGCATCAGGCATCCCTGCTGCCCGATCCTCCCCACCTGTCTCTTCTTTCCTCCACTCCCCCACTCCACCTTCCTCCCCTTCGCTAATTCGTCCTGCAGCTGAAGTCCAGAAGGCTCcacctgctccagctccaaCCACAA ATTCTTTACCAAAAACTGGAGGCCCTCATGTGGCATGTCAGATCTCCCAGAGCCAAACGCCTCTGTGCGAGGTCCATCCTCAGGTCTCTTTGCCCCAAACCCAGACCTCTTTGCTCTCAACTGAGAAACAAGTGGAGATCTCTCTACCCCAAATCCAGACTCAAGGTCAAGCTTCCCTACCACAAATCCCAGGCATGGTGCCCCAGATGCTGAATGAACCACAGGAGCAGCCACAGTCCAGCACGGAGGCGCCTCCTCTGCCTCAAACCAACCTCCAGCCCCACATTCAGTCCTTTCAACCCCCTGCAGTAGCTGCCTACCCACAGAGCTCCCAGGCCTCCCTTCCTCATCCCCATGTGCAGCCTCCTCACCCCTCCCAAGTCCCACatccctccctttctctctcagcCTCCACACTTGTTCCCGAGACTGAAACAGAGGCCACGTCACCTACACCTCAGCAACCCCACCCTGCACCTGAGTCTTCAGCTCCCCCTGCCTCAGAAAAGACATCCCCACCTCACCCTTCTCACGCTGCTCCTCCTCAACCTCCGTCTATTGCTGGAGCCGTCCCACTGCAGCAGATATCCCAGCTCTACCTGGACCCCCTTTACCCCGGATTCCCCATGGGAGAAAAAGGCGACATGGCTCTGATTCCAAACTATTCTTCCAACAAATCAGGGGATGACCTGCCCAAAG atGTTAACGTCTTGAGGTTTTTCTTCAACTTGGGTCTCAAG GCCTTCTCCAATAACCTATGCCCACCTTACTTATATCTCATCCCCCTGCGTCAGGCCCATGCCATGCAGCCCAAGCCGCCTTCCCGCTCCCCATCCCCCCACTACGTTCCCTCCAACCCCCCCACTAACCCACCTCTGCAGTACCCTTACACTTCAGCACCGGTGTCCTCTCAGTATGATCGCCAAGCCCCGCTCGATGAGACCCCCCGTCCTAATGAACCCTCGTTCAGCCAGCCCCGGTACTCCTTCAACCAGCCCACGGCCCCCAGGATGCCATGGCAACAGATGCCCCCATCACAAAACCCCAACTACTCAGTTGGTTATCTTTCTCCACCTCCACCATACCCGGGTCCCCCGCCTTCATCTCAGGTTTACCACCCGGGTCAAGGTGCAGGAGTTCCAATGTACCCCACAGCCATGGCTCCATACGCCACATCCTCTCTGCCATACCAGTCTGCATCCACCCCCCAGGAGCTCCAGGTGAGCCAGGGGgtgatgcagcagcagcttcagcccACCAACGGAGACACAATGCCTGGCCACGGAAACATCCGTGTCCCCGGTCCTCTGGAGAACCCTGCTGCTGCTAATGTTACCAATACTAACAACAACCGACCAGTGGTGGTTCAACCTAATTATG GCTTCAAGAAGGAGATGGGAGAGAGTTTGACACGAGCAGTGCTGCTGGTGGACCCGCCACTTAACGACACACCTATA GTCGCGCTAGTTCCTGACCTGCACATCAAGGACAGCCCTGTGGTAACCAtgaaagccagcagcagcagcagcagcagccctggCTCTCCGTCAACTTTTCGGCCCCGAAAATCGGTTCACTCCACCATGTATGAGCAATCCCAGAGGGGCGGACACCTGAAGCCTATCACCATGGTAGACAATCAGTCTGTGGGCTGCAGCACGGAGGACGACTGGGAGGAGATGGAGGGGTTTAAAGCACCGGCGCAGAACCtgagaggacagaggaggaactacagagggagaggagggagaagCTGGAGAGGACGAGGAGGCTACGATCCATCCAGGGAGGTATACAGGGGTAGACATGAACGAGATGTGCCGATGGGGTTTAACTATGTCCCGGCTAACTCCGCCCAAATGGGATGGTCTCGTGAGAGAAGATATTAG
- the abce1 gene encoding ATP-binding cassette sub-family E member 1, with product MADKNTRIAIVNHDKCKPKKCRQECKKSCPVVRMGKLCIEVTPQSKIVWISESLCIGCGICIKKCPFGALSIVNLPSNLEKETTHRYCANSFKLHRLPIPRPGEVLGLVGTNGIGKSTALKILAGKQKPNLGKYDNPPDWQEILTYFRGSELQNYFTKILEDDLRAIVKPQYVDQIPKTVKGSVGAILSRKDDTDTQDLVCQQLDLTHLRERNVEDLSGGELQRFACAVVCIQKADIFMFDEPSSYLDVKQRLKAAITIRSLITPDRYIIVVEHDLSVLDYLSDFICCLYGVPSAYGVVTMPFSVREGINIFLDGYVPTENLRFRETSLVFKVAETANEEEVKRLRHYQYPDMAKTMGEFTLDIKGGEFTDSEIMVMLGENGTGKTTFIRMLAGGLRPDGGGEVPILNVSYKPQTISPKFKGSVRALLHEKIRDAYTHPQFITDVMKPLQIESIIDQDVQNLSGGELQRVALTLCLGKPADVYLIDEPSAYLDSEQRLMAARVIKRYILHAKKTAFVVEHDFIMATYLADRVIVFDGIPSKKTSANTPQSLLAGMNRFLSLLEITFRRDPNNFRPRINKLNSIKDTEQKKSGNYFFLDD from the exons ATGGCGGATAAGAACACCAGGATTGCCATCGTCAACCATGACAAATGCAAACCTAAGAAATGCCGTCAGGAGTGCAAGAAGAGCTGCCCAGTCGTCCGTATGG gtaaACTGTGCATCGAGGTGACTCCACAGAGTAAAATAGTGTGGATCTCAGAGTCTCTGTGTATAGGCTGCGGCATCTGCATCAAG AAATGTCCGTTTGGAGCACTGTCCATAGTCAACCTTCCCAGCAACCTGGAGAAGGAAACCACTCACAGATACTGCGCCAACTCCTTCAAACTGCACCG gctGCCTATCCCCCGGCCCGGTGAGGTTTTGGGGCTGGTGGGGACCAACGGTATCGGCAAGTCCACAGCTCTGAAAATCCTGGCCGGAAAACAGAAACCGAACCTGGGGAAGTACGAT AATCCTCCAGACTGGCAGGAGATCCTGACGTACTTCAGAGGGTCTGAGCTGCAGAACTACTTCACCAAAATCCTGGAGGACGACCTGCGGGCCATCGTGAAGCCGCAGTACGTCGACCAGATCCCAAAGACCGTCAAG GGGTCAGTAGGGGCCATCCTGAGCAGGAAagatgacacagacacacaggaccTCGTCTGCCAACAGCTcg ACCTGACTCACCTGCGGGAGAGGAACGTGGAGGATCTGTCCGGAGGAGAGCTGCAGAGGTTCGCCTGCGCCGTCGTCTGCATCCAGAAAGCCGACAT TTTCATGTTTGATGAGCCGTCCAGTTACCTGGATGTTAAACAGAGGCTGAAGGCCGCCATCACCATCCGCTCGCTCATCACCCCCGACAG GTATATCATCGTGGTGGAGCACGACCTGAGCGTGCTGGACTACCTGTCAGACTTCATCTGCTGTCTGTACGGAGTCCCCAGCGCCTACGGGGTCGTTACCATGCCCTTCAGCGTCAGAGAGG GTATCAACATCTTCCTGGACGGTTATGTTCCCACGGAGAATCTCAGGTTTCGCGAGACGTCGTTGGTCTTTAAGGTGGCCGAGACGGCCAACgaggaggaggtgaagagaCTCAGGCACTACcag TACCCGGACATGGCGAAGACGATGGGCGAGTTCACGCTGGACATCAAAGGAGGAGAATTCACAGACTCTGAGATCATGGTGATGCTGGGAGAGAATG gcaCAGGGAAGACCACCTTCATCAGGATGCTGGCCGGTGGACTCAGAcctgatggaggag GCGAGGTTCCCATCCTGAACGTCAGCTACAAGCCTCAGACCATCAGCCCCAAGTTCAAG ggCAGCGTCCGAGCTCTGCTGCACGAGAAGATCAGAGACGCCTACACACACCCGCAGTTCATCACAGACGTCATGAAGCCGCTGCAGATCGAGAGCATCATTGACCAGGAT GTGCAGAACCTGTCTGGAGGTGAGCTGCAGAGAGTCGCCCTCACGCTCTGTTTGGGGAAGCCGGCCGACGTTTATCTCATCGATGAACCCTCCGCCTACCTGGACTCCGAGCAGCGATTGATGGCCGCCAGAGTCATCAAGAG GTATATCCTCCACGCCAAGAAGACGGCGTTTGTGGTGGAGCACGACTTCATCATGGCGACCTACCTGGCCGACAGAGTCATCGTGTTTGACGGAATTCCCTCCAAGAAGACGTCGGCCAACAC GCCTCAGAGTCTGCTGGCCGGGATGAACCGCTTCCTGTCGCTGCTGGAAATCACGTTCAGGAGAGATCCAAACAACTTCAGACCGAGGATCAACAAACTCAACTCCATCAAG GACACCGAACAGAAGAAGAGCGGAAACTACTTCTTCCTGGATGACTAA